The Calditrichota bacterium genome contains a region encoding:
- a CDS encoding bifunctional UDP-3-O-[3-hydroxymyristoyl] N-acetylglucosamine deacetylase/3-hydroxyacyl-ACP dehydratase, with protein sequence MLRQQQTIKKAISYAGIGLHTGSKTKVTFKPAPVNSGIRFKRVDLENSVEIPADIDHVVDISRGTTLGLGDVRIHTVEHVLAAIAGLEIDNILVEIDGNEPPVGDGSAMPFVKVLLDAGLVEQDSPKDYLNIDRTLTYSDPANGVDLVVVPSDEFRITFMVDYKNPALGTQYTSMYSLTDEFVSEYAPARTFCFLHEVEELWEAGLIKGGSLDNAIVICDRQMSDEELEALRHKLNLSEDIKLGKNGILNGRELRYPNEPVRHKALDLIGDLALLGVPLRAHVLAARSGHAANVELVKRIRKEYKKQLIKAKYQKTSVEGLVMDIDGIQRILPHRYPFLLVDKIVDLIPQEKVVGVKNVTVSEWFFQGHFPGRPIMPGVLILEAMAQVGGLLLLDAEDDPVGKLVYFAGIDNVRFRKPVLPGDQLVFEVEIVKFRKTLSKMAGKAFVGGDLVCEAEFSAAIVDEKLVPHKE encoded by the coding sequence AGCGGCATCCGCTTCAAGCGTGTGGACCTGGAAAACTCGGTGGAGATACCCGCCGACATCGACCACGTGGTGGACATCTCGCGCGGCACCACCCTCGGCCTTGGCGACGTGCGCATCCACACGGTGGAGCACGTGTTAGCAGCCATCGCCGGCCTGGAGATCGACAACATCCTGGTGGAAATCGACGGCAACGAGCCGCCGGTGGGCGACGGCAGCGCCATGCCCTTCGTCAAGGTGTTGCTGGACGCCGGGCTGGTGGAGCAGGACTCGCCCAAGGACTATCTGAACATCGATCGCACCCTGACCTACAGCGACCCGGCCAATGGGGTCGACCTCGTGGTGGTGCCCTCGGACGAATTCCGCATCACCTTCATGGTGGACTATAAGAACCCCGCCTTGGGCACCCAGTACACCTCGATGTACTCGTTGACCGACGAGTTTGTCAGCGAATACGCGCCGGCGCGCACCTTCTGCTTCCTGCACGAAGTGGAGGAGTTGTGGGAAGCTGGCCTCATCAAAGGTGGCAGCTTGGACAACGCCATCGTCATTTGCGACCGGCAAATGAGCGACGAAGAGTTGGAGGCGCTGCGGCACAAGCTGAACCTGAGCGAGGATATCAAGCTGGGCAAGAACGGCATCCTCAATGGCCGGGAGCTGCGCTATCCCAACGAGCCCGTGCGGCACAAGGCCTTAGACCTCATCGGCGACTTGGCGTTGCTGGGTGTGCCGTTGCGCGCCCATGTGTTGGCCGCGCGCTCCGGTCACGCCGCCAATGTCGAGTTGGTCAAGCGCATTCGCAAGGAGTACAAGAAGCAACTCATCAAGGCCAAGTACCAGAAGACCTCGGTCGAAGGCCTGGTGATGGACATCGACGGCATCCAGCGCATTCTGCCCCATCGCTACCCGTTTCTGCTGGTGGACAAGATCGTGGACTTAATCCCGCAGGAGAAAGTGGTGGGCGTGAAGAACGTCACCGTCAGCGAGTGGTTCTTCCAGGGGCACTTCCCGGGCAGGCCTATCATGCCTGGCGTGCTCATCTTGGAGGCGATGGCGCAGGTGGGTGGCCTCTTGCTCTTGGATGCTGAGGACGACCCGGTGGGCAAGCTGGTCTACTTCGCGGGCATCGACAATGTCCGGTTCCGCAAGCCGGTCTTGCCTGGGGACCAATTGGTCTTTGAAGTGGAGATCGTCAAGTTCCGCAAGACCCTTTCCAAGATGGCCGGCAAGGCCTTTGTGGGGGGCGACTTGGTGTGTGAGGCGGAGTTCTCCGCCGCCATCGTTGACGAAAAGCTGGTACCGCACAAGGAGTAA
- the lpxA gene encoding acyl-ACP--UDP-N-acetylglucosamine O-acyltransferase: MTDIHPTALVDPAAELGNGVSVGPFSIIEKNVIIGEGTSIASHVLIASGTRIGKHCRIHHGAVLGTVPQDLKFGFEETTLEIGDRTVIREYATLNRGTKEHWKTVVGSDCLLMAYTHVAHDCVVGDHVIMANSANLAGHVTIEDWATLGGLLAVHQFVRIGRHAFVGAGCKAMKDVPPYVLAMAEPLQFAGLNSVGLRRRGFAPETLLLLKRAYRLLYRSNLNVSQALARIREELPQTEEVQHIVRFIEGSRRGII, translated from the coding sequence CTGACCGACATTCATCCCACTGCACTGGTCGATCCTGCTGCTGAATTGGGCAACGGCGTGTCCGTGGGCCCGTTTTCTATCATCGAAAAGAACGTCATTATTGGGGAAGGAACGTCCATTGCCTCACACGTGCTCATCGCTTCGGGCACGCGCATCGGCAAGCACTGCCGCATCCACCATGGGGCAGTCCTGGGCACCGTGCCCCAGGACTTGAAATTCGGGTTCGAAGAGACCACCTTGGAGATTGGCGATCGCACGGTCATCCGCGAGTACGCCACACTCAACCGCGGCACCAAGGAGCACTGGAAGACCGTGGTGGGCAGCGATTGCCTGTTGATGGCCTACACGCACGTGGCACACGACTGCGTGGTAGGCGACCACGTGATTATGGCCAATTCCGCCAATCTCGCCGGGCACGTGACCATTGAGGATTGGGCCACCTTGGGCGGCCTATTGGCCGTGCACCAGTTTGTGCGCATCGGTCGCCACGCTTTTGTGGGCGCAGGTTGCAAGGCGATGAAGGACGTGCCGCCGTACGTGCTGGCCATGGCTGAGCCACTGCAGTTTGCCGGGCTGAACTCGGTGGGACTGCGGCGGCGCGGGTTTGCGCCAGAGACGCTGCTCTTACTCAAGCGGGCCTATCGCCTGCTCTATCGCTCCAACCTGAACGTGAGTCAGGCACTGGCACGCATACGCGAAGAGCTGCCGCAGACGGAGGAGGTGCAGCACATCGTGCGCTTCATCGAGGGGAGCAGGCGCGGGATCATATGA
- a CDS encoding lipoate--protein ligase family protein encodes MTLWRADGPASNVWRFLDTGAALGAWNMAVDEAMAIEAAQGVATPTLRVFAWQPPCISLGYHQRVEEIDRERCLADGVELVRRPTGGRAILHHEELTYSVVIPASSPWFGEEVAQTYELISLALVEGLKSLGVAARFERAQQTEVDYRRGEFSVPCFSSSVRNEVLWKGRKLVGSAQRRYEGAVLQHGSILLGSAHLRLVDYLAGLDEQKRARYREHLRQRTAAVNEIAGREVSFAEMAEALAKGFARGVGVSVRSGELTEKETARATELLAKYQDPTRR; translated from the coding sequence ATGACGCTCTGGCGCGCAGACGGCCCGGCAAGCAACGTGTGGCGTTTCCTCGACACCGGCGCTGCCCTAGGGGCGTGGAACATGGCCGTGGACGAGGCCATGGCCATAGAAGCCGCACAGGGGGTAGCCACGCCCACCTTGCGGGTTTTCGCCTGGCAGCCGCCCTGTATTTCGCTGGGCTACCACCAGCGTGTGGAGGAGATCGACAGAGAGCGGTGCTTAGCCGACGGGGTGGAGCTGGTGCGTCGTCCCACGGGTGGGCGGGCCATTTTGCACCATGAGGAGCTGACCTACAGCGTCGTGATCCCCGCGTCGAGCCCTTGGTTCGGCGAGGAAGTTGCGCAGACCTATGAGCTGATAAGCTTGGCTTTGGTCGAAGGCCTGAAGAGCCTGGGGGTGGCAGCCCGATTCGAACGTGCACAGCAGACGGAGGTCGATTACCGTCGCGGCGAATTCTCCGTGCCATGTTTCTCTAGCTCGGTACGCAACGAAGTCCTGTGGAAGGGGCGCAAGTTGGTCGGGAGCGCGCAACGCCGCTACGAGGGGGCCGTGCTGCAGCACGGCTCAATTCTGCTGGGTTCTGCCCACTTGCGGCTGGTGGACTACTTGGCGGGGTTAGACGAGCAAAAGCGCGCACGCTACCGTGAGCACCTGCGGCAACGGACGGCGGCGGTAAATGAGATCGCTGGCCGGGAGGTGAGCTTTGCAGAGATGGCTGAAGCACTTGCCAAAGGGTTCGCACGCGGGGTTGGGGTGAGCGTGCGTTCCGGCGAGCTTACGGAGAAGGAGACGGCCAGGGCAACAGAGCTCCTGGCCAAGTACCAGGACCCAACGCGGAGGTGA